Proteins found in one Kangiella sediminilitoris genomic segment:
- a CDS encoding SPOR domain-containing protein, producing the protein MTKDYAKRKRSRTKTNTRTPRNSTPQKTLSPILIFISGILITLFAVFLWAIVKKPELLKDESKVAQTDTQKQAAAEVETESEPEVEGNTEKTKSDDPEFTYHEALTNKKVEVEVTKPKVADADKTYIMQCGAFKTLSDAEKMKAELAFIGFQASILSKGEWHRVRLGPYNSKRTAESERHRLQDNNYLNCQIW; encoded by the coding sequence ATGACCAAGGACTATGCTAAACGTAAGCGTTCAAGAACAAAAACAAATACTCGGACACCGCGTAACAGCACTCCCCAAAAAACGCTATCGCCGATTCTCATTTTCATCAGCGGGATTTTAATTACCCTGTTCGCGGTATTTTTATGGGCCATTGTTAAAAAGCCCGAACTATTGAAAGATGAGTCGAAGGTAGCTCAGACAGACACTCAAAAACAGGCTGCGGCTGAGGTTGAGACTGAATCAGAGCCTGAGGTTGAAGGCAATACTGAAAAAACCAAATCTGATGATCCTGAGTTTACCTACCATGAAGCTTTAACCAATAAAAAGGTCGAAGTGGAAGTAACCAAGCCCAAAGTGGCTGATGCAGACAAAACTTATATCATGCAATGCGGTGCATTCAAAACATTGAGCGATGCAGAAAAGATGAAAGCAGAGTTAGCCTTTATCGGTTTTCAGGCAAGTATCCTAAGTAAAGGGGAGTGGCACCGCGTAAGACTTGGCCCATATAACAGTAAACGGACCGCAGAAAGTGAGCGCCACAGGCTACAAGACAATAATTATTTGAACTGCCAAATCTGGTAA